Proteins encoded by one window of Actinocorallia herbida:
- a CDS encoding biotin transporter BioY, whose translation MSDTRPSASADLAATVVFAAFIAVLGVFPGINVGGSGVPIVLQNIGPVLAACLLGARRGTAAVALFLALAALGLPLLAGGRGGVAPFVGPSGGFLFGYVLSAIVAGLIIARGRRAGLPILLLAAAAGVASSYVIGVPWLGLYTGDMAAAFTQSLVFVPGDAIKVVGAALVASVVHRALPGRLAVRPAARS comes from the coding sequence GTGTCAGACACTCGCCCCTCCGCCTCCGCCGATCTTGCCGCGACCGTGGTGTTCGCCGCCTTCATCGCGGTGCTCGGTGTCTTCCCCGGGATCAACGTCGGCGGGTCGGGCGTGCCGATCGTGCTCCAGAACATCGGGCCGGTCCTCGCCGCGTGCCTGCTCGGCGCGCGCCGCGGGACCGCGGCCGTCGCGCTCTTCCTCGCGCTCGCCGCGCTGGGCCTGCCGCTGCTGGCGGGCGGGCGCGGCGGCGTCGCGCCGTTCGTCGGGCCCAGCGGCGGTTTCCTCTTCGGCTACGTGCTGTCCGCGATCGTCGCGGGGCTGATCATCGCCCGCGGCAGGCGCGCGGGCCTGCCGATCCTGCTGCTCGCCGCCGCCGCGGGCGTCGCGTCCTCCTACGTGATCGGGGTGCCGTGGCTCGGCCTGTACACCGGTGACATGGCCGCGGCCTTCACCCAGTCGCTGGTCTTCGTGCCCGGTGACGCGATCAAGGTCGTCGGCGCGGCGCTCGTCGCGTCCGTCGTGCACCGCGCGCTGCCCGGACGGCTCGCGGTCAGGCCCGCCGCCCGCTCGTGA
- a CDS encoding energy-coupling factor ABC transporter ATP-binding protein, translating into MIEFEGVGHRYGERVVLSGVDLRLPERRIAFVGANGSGKSTLARTINGLVDPAEGRVRVDGLDVARDARKVRRRVGFVFANPDSQIVMPTAGEDVAFSLRRSGLSKRERAERAAEVLSSHGLGEHIDHPAHLLSGGQKQLLALCAMLVLDPAVLVCDEPTTLLDLRNKRRFVELLHTLDQQVVLVTHDLDLLGGFDRVIVLDGGRVVADDAPEPALRRYREIAG; encoded by the coding sequence GTGATCGAGTTCGAGGGCGTGGGGCACCGCTACGGGGAGCGGGTGGTCCTGTCCGGCGTGGATCTGCGGCTGCCGGAGCGGCGGATCGCGTTCGTCGGGGCCAACGGGTCGGGCAAGTCCACCCTGGCCCGCACGATCAACGGGCTGGTCGACCCGGCCGAGGGCCGCGTCCGCGTCGACGGCCTCGACGTCGCGCGCGACGCCCGGAAGGTCCGGCGCAGGGTCGGGTTCGTCTTCGCCAATCCCGACAGCCAGATCGTCATGCCGACGGCGGGTGAGGACGTCGCGTTCTCCCTGCGGCGCAGCGGCCTGTCCAAGCGGGAGCGGGCCGAGCGCGCTGCCGAGGTGCTGTCTTCGCACGGGCTCGGCGAGCACATCGACCATCCCGCGCATCTGCTCTCCGGCGGTCAGAAGCAGCTGCTCGCCCTGTGCGCGATGCTCGTCCTCGACCCCGCCGTCCTGGTGTGCGACGAGCCGACGACGCTGCTCGACCTGCGCAACAAGCGCAGGTTCGTGGAGCTGCTGCACACCCTGGATCAGCAGGTCGTCCTGGTCACCCACGACCTCGACCTCCTCGGCGGCTTCGACCGGGTGATCGTCCTGGACGGCGGCCGGGTCGTCGCCGACGACGCCCCGGAACCAGCGCTGCGGCGCTACCGCGAGATCGCGGGATGA
- a CDS encoding DUF2809 domain-containing protein, with protein MWSLGCVVVTLGVGLTVNAVSDSDIAGYVGDALYATLLCFLVALGFPRWGVWWSAAVGGGLSWGVEFLQLAPWVGALGARYPVAHLVLGSTFNAPDLARYVVGAAFGAVVQLILFRPGRGGGALV; from the coding sequence GTGTGGTCGCTCGGGTGTGTGGTGGTGACGCTCGGGGTGGGTTTGACGGTCAATGCGGTAAGTGACAGTGATATTGCGGGGTATGTGGGGGATGCGCTTTATGCGACCCTGCTTTGTTTTCTGGTGGCGCTGGGGTTTCCGCGGTGGGGGGTCTGGTGGAGCGCGGCGGTGGGGGGCGGGCTGTCGTGGGGGGTGGAGTTCCTGCAGTTGGCGCCCTGGGTCGGCGCACTCGGCGCGCGTTATCCGGTGGCCCATCTGGTGCTGGGGAGCACGTTCAATGCGCCGGATCTTGCGCGCTATGTCGTCGGGGCGGCGTTCGGGGCGGTCGTCCAGCTCATCCTGTTCCGACCCGGACGGGGCGGCGGCGCTCTGGTCTGA